The DNA region TTTCACTTCAGCACAAAACCAATCAAAATAATCACATCCATTACTTGTATTCCCCTGCACAAGTTACATAGAACATTACCCACCGTGTAAAATTAAAATTGTAAACTTAACAAGATAAATCATACCTTATAATATGGGCATCCCCAAAAAATTTGACTATTTTTGCCCTTACGAGTACAACAAAATCACCACACCAACAATTAGGTCTCCATTGATTTTTCGATGAAGCAGAATTAAACCCAAATTCGGAACTGTAGCTCACTTCTCCACCGTACCCAGGCCCTTTTACGATGTAGAAGAACATACATGAGCCATTATTCATAGATTACAGAAACAAGATGAAGGAAACTTATGGAGACGATGGCTATTGAAGAAGATGAAGGCGACTTATGCACAAATGGCAAACCCAGAACGAATAAGGTAGGCACATATTGAAGTTATGCAcgaaaccctaattcatatgaAGAAGACATTCTACATGAAGCTGACGTGGACGTACACAGTGTCACGTTTTAACAATGTTACTGTGTTTTGTCTGCAAAGGATAAACGTGGTACATTTAATAAAATTGAGGGATGAAAATGAGCCTTTTAAAAATTAAGAGACCAAAATGAACCAAACGCTAAACATCCGGGACGAAAAAGGCTATTTTGACAAAGTAAAAAATGTCCCTACCGTCTAGAGATGCATATTTGGACGCGCCTTTTCCACACACATCTTAGATGAATTTGCTGAAAAACCCTTATTCAGTTTAAAATTGGTTTGGAAATGCATCTCCGTGTGCATAAAAAGCTTATTTGAAGATGTATCTTCGTAACATGATTTAGTTCAATATTTAGTAAGCTTTCTGCAGATGCATCTCAGAAATATATTTTGTTACTTCAAACCAGAAACAATCAAGAACAAAAGTAAGATAATAGAAAAACATCATAAATtaacatcaaaataaacattaTGTAGATTAAAGTTAACATTAACATAAGtttaatattatatttaattataaATTGATGGTTCAGGACATTGCAACATCCTTAGAATATCTTCAGTCGATCTTACAATCGTTGTGTCAACTTCAATCAGACCCTTTGTTTAGTAACTATAAAAGGTATTCCACATAACCTTTAAATCATCACCCGCCTCCCATTCAAGTATGGTGAAACGTATTTTATCTTTGTTGTCAATCGGGGGTGAACGATACTTGAACTTGAAAACTCTGCGATTTTCTGGATATTGTAGCAGAGTATTCAATTTGGTTTTTAGATCGACGAGAAGTATGCCCTCAAGAACCCGAAATTGAAGTGGAGGTTTTATGCCATTGAAATACACAAATATAAGATGATGATATATAGTCATTCTAGTTTGTGTAAAGAAAATAGAATGAGAGACCCTATTTATAGAACTTGTAGACCAATAAAGATCTTACAAACCCTATCATATCATCATAGGGCTTTACGGATATGCGCCATATCTAATGACACCAAAAATAGAAGGAAAAAAAACAGCTTTGAAACTCAAAGTATCAGGCAAATCCGGATATGCATCTCCGAACCACATCAAACTTTTTTCGGAGATACATATTCTGACTCAACATTATGATTTTTTCATCTCAAACATCATATTAATGCAAGAAATGAgggatgaaatgaatgaatttTACCTGCAATTTCAGCTTCTTTTGCTCATTTTTATGTGATAAAGTACACGAATGATGTTTTGGTGTTGAAAAGTTGATTGAGATTGAGAGAAATATTTAAGGGTTTTGAAAATGGAGGATATTTTtagcatgaagaagaagatcatgCAATGTGGTGTTTTATTTAATTTCCCGCTTGACATTTTTGGATATGCATCTCCATAAATATCACTGAGTGGTTAATTTAACCTGCTCTTTGAATAAAAACACCACAATTGAGTACATGAGGTATTTTGCATATGCATTTATGGATAAACTCAAATAATATAGATGCATATTCATATTCagacaattttttttaaaatttgaaatCTCAGAAAAAACAAAGGTTGATATAAATTTTGAATGTGTTCGAAAATACATTTTCAGAGACGTATGAAGGacattttcaaattttaaaaatcTGTGCCATACATAAAATTGGAAATAAAACAATTCTGTAAATTTAATAGCTTCATTACATATTCAAAGATCTTTACCTTCAGTTCAATATAAGCCCAATTTTATTTTCTATGACCATAACTTAACAATCAACCTAGCCCATAATCCAACATTTCACGAGACAACTAAACCTATAGAAATAAATTACTACATGATCATTAGAAAGAAAATAAATCACGGACATGATCAAACTTTTCTTCGTATCTTCTACTTCTCAAGTGGCAGATTATGTCTGGCCTTTAGTTTCACAGTCTAACAATGCACTGATAATGTATTAAACTTAATCTAAGAATGAAAAAGGACCTTTTTAATCCGTGGAGTCTTATGAGAGTGCTTAGAAATATTAAAGCACTTAAGGGTAGTAAACTCATGAATTTAAAGAGAAGTCTCCACATTAGAATGTTCATATAAAGTTATAAACCATAGTAATATTAATTATAAAACAAAATTTCAATATTTTCATGCTCTTTTTTATCTTTGTACCTGTACACCTCTACTTTTATACAAATCTCTTCTTATTTATACTTCTCAAACTCACAACGTTTTAATACTCAATTGACAATGTTAAATATGAAAAACAATCTTAATATTCTCAACATTTTATTACTCATGCACAAATCACTATTTTCCATAAACAAGTCCACCATCAACCCTAAGATCAAGACCAGTAATAAACTCAGCCTCGTTAGAAACCAAAAACAACACAGCATTTGCCACGTGTTTTGGTGTGAGCAGCACTCCCTCGAGCCTCGCTACGTTTTTATAAACCTCTTGTGCATTCTCTTCACTCATCTTCAACAATTTACAAGTCATAGGTGTTGCCAATCCATTCGGCGAGACAGAGTTCACTCTTATCCCATGCGTTGCTAGTTGCACGCTAGCCGCGCGCATTAGTCCTAACACTGCATGCTTTGACATTATATAATCTGTTGAACGCGAGCCTCCATGGCTACCGGAAGTGCTCCCGGTACACACGATGCTACCCCTCACACGCTGTTCCACCATTGCACGCGCTGCGTGCTTTACACACAACGCCATTCCTCGAACATTGACAGCTAATAAACGATCAAGTTTGGACATGTCAAGTTCCATCAGTGTTTGATTAGTTGAATTAATGATTCCAGCATTGCTGAACATTATATCAATCTGTTACGAAAGTAACAAAATTTTACATCGTGAGTACATAACTATTAATCTAGTAGATTAATCATTTATAACTAAAGAAAAAATATAgttaaattaaattataaaaaaagGATGAACCTGTCCATAAGTATTAACGGTTGATTGAATGAGACTTTGAACTTGATCTTCATCTGTCACGTCACAATGAACATATATGCACCTTTGATCCCCGATCGACGCGGCTACTTGTTCACCAAGCGCATCTTGGATATCGGCGATCACAACCACATGTGTGCCTTCGTTAGCAAAGACACGCGCTGTGGTTTCACCGATACCACTAGCACCTCCGGTTACTATGGCTATTTTTCCAGATAATTTGAGACTAGTGTTTGTGGAAGGAGTTTCTGCCATGTTTGGATGCAGATGCAGTTGAATCTAAATGTACAACCTATTAATATAGATTATGATTTATTTATAAAGATGCTATAAGTAATTAGTTACAAGCAAATTTTGTCTCATATGTAATTTAGTATTATTTTACAAGTTTTTGGGGGTTGATGTAGTACCAATTGTTTGTTTGTCGTGTACTGTGTACAGAGTTGACCAAAGGAGTAGTAGGTGAACGGTGATGGTAGTGGAAGTGGATCATATATTTAAATATGCAATTTGTGTTTGGATTTACATTTAAAGTTGCTTTGTTTCTCTGCCCATGAAAGGTGTGGAATATGACAGGTTTGTTGTCTATAAATAATTTACATATTATAACTTATTATTAAAACCAATTTTTATAATCAGATTTAATTTTTGTAAAATGATTATAAATTCGTTATTAATCGATTATATTCATAAGTAATTTTATAATTAGTTTTAATTAGTTtcttttaaaattatttttttcaagaagctttttattttaaaaaataatcttttttatttaaaaaagtatatttattttcaaaaataaaaaatcgtttttattttatttcaactttttttttcaaaaaaaaacattcttttttgaaagaaaattaaccttttttttcatttttttatacagaaaaaaaaaatatatatatatatatatatatatatatatatatatattattttcaaaataaaaaaatttaaaaaataataattattttatttttattttcaaaaggaaaaaaggtttttttaaatattttttaaaaagacattaatttgatttttattttaaatatgaGTATCTAAAATATAAA from Lathyrus oleraceus cultivar Zhongwan6 chromosome 1, CAAS_Psat_ZW6_1.0, whole genome shotgun sequence includes:
- the LOC127124309 gene encoding (-)-isopiperitenol/(-)-carveol dehydrogenase, mitochondrial; this translates as MAETPSTNTSLKLSGKIAIVTGGASGIGETTARVFANEGTHVVVIADIQDALGEQVAASIGDQRCIYVHCDVTDEDQVQSLIQSTVNTYGQIDIMFSNAGIINSTNQTLMELDMSKLDRLLAVNVRGMALCVKHAARAMVEQRVRGSIVCTGSTSGSHGGSRSTDYIMSKHAVLGLMRAASVQLATHGIRVNSVSPNGLATPMTCKLLKMSEENAQEVYKNVARLEGVLLTPKHVANAVLFLVSNEAEFITGLDLRVDGGLVYGK